The genomic segment AACGCTCGTACTCTTTACTGATCTGAAAGGCCAGCTCTCGCGTGTGGCACATGACCAATACGGACACCTGGACAGAAGATGTACAGTAAGACGCTTTGCTTTCTAACCATTTTATTCATCCAAAATACAGCTGGAACATCAAACACCTTTAATACAGAAACATAACTTATAGTGTCATTAAATAGTAAATTGACATTTATCAGTAAtttaaagatgtaaataaattttaaattaaaaaaatatgttttactcAGAACCTCTCATTTAACGATTAAGTTCAACGTGGATACTGACCTGCCCATCAACAGGCTCAATCTGTTGCAGTGTggccaacacaaacacagccgTCTTGCCCATACCAGACTTGGCTTGGCACAGGATGTCCATGCCGAGGATGGCTTGTGGGATGCATTCATGCTGGACTGGATGCAAAAACAAACGTTCAGAAATTAAAACCAGTTAGCTCATCGTTACCAGTAGAGAAATCATTTCAACCTGCTGTAGTGATGAATTAGCTGGTAGAAGAGATGCCTTGACTGTGGCCATTTGATTGCAGCTCCAAGAACAATCCTTTAcatcagaggtccccaaccctggtcctcaaggcccactatcctgcaggccttagatgtttccctgatgCAACATACATCCAGGGAGACACCGAAGACCTgaaggatagtgggccttgaggaccagggttggggatcactgCTTTACAGTGAATTCTTCCATTGACACAGAGTGCATGGTCTTTTTGGGAAGTTATTCTTGAGAGGTTAATTTTTACAATTCTCTCCAAAACTATGAGACATCtcaaatatatacataaaaataaaaggggCGTGCAGGGAAAAAAACACGACCTTTAAATGGATTAATAACTTCCAACTTGCTGACTCAGTGACTGCTGCACGGGTAGAAGAATGGGGACATTAACTGTCAAGCTCCACTCTAACCAGTATCTTGGTGACACagatcatttttacatttaaatgtaatcaAGTTATATTAATTATAAAGCTGAAACTCAAACTAGTATATCGCGCAAAACTTTTTATTCCAGATgttcaattttaaaaaaggtaaactaatatattatgTAGACTCAGATATGTCAGGCATTTATAAGTTATAATtgtgatgattatggcttacatcTCATGAAAACTCAAAAACCGtaatctcagaaaattaaaacaggTTCATTGTTGCAGCATTTAAatgccacactctaatcagctaattgacccaaaacacctgcaaaggactcctgagcatttaaatggtctctcagtctgtTTCACACAAGGACAGAAAGCCTCAAAAGGTAACTGCAAAAGAAGTTGGATGCTCTTACACCGCTTTTTGGAAGCTTTTCCAGCAGAACTCCACACCTACCAACACTGCCACAAGAAACAAACCCCGGCTCAATGACCAAGGGATTACTGTGTTTGATTGACCAGCAAACTCTCCTGAAAATCTATGATGCATCGctaaagagaaagatgagacacatcTGTCCGAACAATGCATAAGAATTGAAGGCCGGTATCGAAGGATCCTGGTCCTTCAGTTACACCCCAGCAGTGCCACAGGCTGACTACACAAACACTTGTGTATTCAAAATCCTTTTCTTAATTattattgatttcatgtaatataCCAATTCTCTAATTgttctcatttttatgtttcaacTGTTGTAGCTAGCATAATTTTGACAAAAACTCCTGAACcagtccattttatttaaagagaatTGTGGGAGGAAGCTTACACAGCACCACAGACATTCTCATCACCAGCTGCATTAGCTCCTGAATCATATAAGCACTTTTAGCTCATCATAATCACCTGTTGCACCACGTTAAGTTCTACAGCAGCAGTAAGTTAGCCGGCACGGTTACATGGACAGCTGAGCCCGTCAACAGTTCAActtgtcccagtataaatgcaCAGCAAAGTAAATTTAATTCACTGGACAAGCCTGACGCTGCAATGATGAAGATATTTAGGATGTTCTGTTTCCAACTTTCTCTGTGGGCCATCATTGTACATGTAAGTACAGCCACATTTGCTGCACAAATGTTGCTTTTCAATTATCTGAATGTCGTTTTCATTTCCAAACTGCAACACCTAAATGTTTTACTGGTCCTGGGAGCTCTGATTTATGTATCTCAGTCTTACACCTCTAAACCTGTGTTGTAACTGGAACCAAAATTATTTCTGTAAACTTTGACCCTCATCTCCCCAACAACTTGTCTACATATATTCTCTTGGTCTGATGCCAGACATGATTAACAGACATTCATAAAGTAAGAaccttttttgtaatttataaaaaaaaaaaagtagtttcagcAATTTCAATAGTATAAAATTGCAATTAATAGCACACCAAGAGTCTCTGGTAACCAAATGTGAAGCAACTGCTTTAAAAGCCCCTTATTcagcatttaaatgtaaatcagaTTTTCCTGAATGGAGCTAAAATACAAAGCAACCCAGTTACTCAGTTAATGGCCAGGACACAATCAGGACAATCACACCATCCTCACCTTCAGACGGATGCTCAAAACCACAGTCGATGATGGCACGGAGCAGCTCTGGCTTGAGAAGAAAATCTCTGAAGCCGGAGCTGTGGATGGACACATAGGAACCCTTCACCTCCTTCTTGCCTGCTGGGGCTGCGCTCTCAGGGGCTCCTTGAggctcatcatcatcttcataaTCAAGCAGCTCATTATCATTATCGTTCTCAGCCATTGTTTGGGTTTGCCTACAAAACAGAAAGCCttgtcttattattttgtaagttttgtCATTGTAGAGGAGAAATAAGTGGCCTCACGTAGGGACAGGGTGTCCTTTAAATAAGTCTATTTGGAGTtcacaaaatacatttattatacAACAGACGCAAATTTATGGGATAATAAACAATGCTGAAAATGTGTACATATGCATAGCTACCCAGAGGATTTTGGCTGGTATCATTAAAGCTGTTAGTTATGGTGTTGGTCCCACTCTCGTTAGTGTTAAACAGCTTAACTTAAGAAAAAGCAGCTCCATGGGCAAACAAGGCCGCAAGATTTACTGGCCAAATTGTCTTCGAAGACTATTAAAATACCTATTGCGCTGACTATACAAGCGTGATCCAAGCGATAAGTACGCTAAACACTATATTACAAACTAAAGAGGTCAAGCGTCATTGAAGAGTCATCGTCGAGTTAAACCGGTTAGCATCGCGTAGCTGAAAAGCCATTGTGTTGCATAACTATTGCTAACGTGGCGAGGtaagacattaaaaagaaactacTACTTCAAGTCAACAGCTAAGCTCCGTCTTTACTGGGAAGAACTTACgtaaaataaatgctaaatgtaTACGTAAACACCACATattccattattttatttagagaagAAATTTATATGAGGAAGACTGTTGGGTTGGATAAGCTATGTGATGCTAAGCTACAGAGCCCTAGCTTACGTCTCCGCTACAAGCTAACAATGGAATCCAAATAAAAGTAActgctttttttattcaaaaaacaaaatatatatagaaaTGTCTATATCGTGAAACTAGGATTTAAAAGCTACtcaaatgcaaaaaagaaatggtTGTGAACCGCTTACCTTTAGAATGTTCGTGCCGAGTCCACCGGATCAATACCGCATGGGGAGGCCTCAGTTGGTTTATACAAGCAACCGGAAGTTCCGCCCGCGCTGTAGAAAGATCAACGTCATTGGTGGATCATGTTGCTCACTGACAAACGCTGCAAGCAATTGGAGGAAAACTGTGCCGCAGTCCGCCGCAGTTTAAAAAAGCGGGAGTGAGTAGCGTCACATTCGGTGTATGGGAGCTCACAAGGGAAAATGGTGTAAATAGAAGAAGTTTTACTTAACTAAAATAATGTAATTCTGAAAATAACCATAACTGTGTGATGACTTGAGGAAGGcatattgttttaattggaaaaaaaaggtttaacaccatcattttattaaaacaataaaataaaattatatatatatatatatatatatatatatatatatatatatatatatatatatatatatatattagtattTTCATAATTAAACTAATTTAGGAGTGGAACTCCGTATAAACCCTTGGTGGGTTTCGTTCCCCTCCTTGTACTATATCCTAAGTGATATGTGcagaacaaataaactaaactaaactaaactaatcattaaaaatattcaatTCTTCTGACCTAATGAGACAGTTTTTCCGAATTTATATGATGAATGAaacaaattctttatttttctgaatccACCAGacagttttatataaaatagaATTAGTCAATTTGGAGGTTTTTTTCCAAAAGTAAATTTAATATTCAGAATGCTCCATAAACTACTATGCTTTGTGGAGAAAAAATCTGAATAGAGATGAAGATGTTCATTTGAATAACTTTTAacgcattaatttatttacaattacataaaagcaaaataaaaacagaagaaaataagttaaaaaaaaatcacaaaaagacaaagattagaataaaataaattataataaatcttAGGTTAACTAATAATACAttacatataaataatataaaaataaacataaaaaagtacattaataaaaataaatgaagtgatGAAGGTGAACAGGAGCCACACTCATTAGCCAAGGGATGGCTCTGATCCACAAGGACCAAAAGGGCCTTGCTTTGACTCTGGAGGCCATGGCTGAGAGGTCATTCAGGGCAATCCCCGCAATTTTTCTACATAGTTTCAAAatcctctgtgatgtgttttatttttgaggGAAAGGATTCTGTACTAAAAATATAAGTTAAAATGGATGCAAACAACAAGAGTAACACCTTTGCATAAAAGAactgtcaacattaaaactatGAAGCTTCTTCAAGGGAAAGCTTGTCATCCAAGTGAGTGCCAAGGTGTATACAGCTCTACCAGTCTGAATATTTGTTTGAATTTGACTGTCTACTTTTGGGGTAGCACCTAGAGATGACAGTCAGATTTTAGGGGTTGCTGGTGTCCCCGAATCCCATCCCAGGCCACCCCTCTAGCCCTGCCTTcgctctttggattggattgTAGTAGAGGTATAACAACAGCAGAGGGAGGTGGTAATGCAACTATAAGGAAACCAACAGCAGTAAACCTCaaaatagtgaaaaaaaaatgaacaaatgcatgaagaaatgaaatgtgaaagggataaaaacaaataatgctGCACATCAAATCATGACAAAAATGGCAACGAGAATATGAATATACAAATGAGTTGAACTAGTTGAGTAATATAAGCTTTTTTATAACCTTTTTTAATTCCAGGgtactttttaaatcatatatTTATTTCCCAGCTTTTTCATTTGCATGTATCCAAAGGTTGTAGTCATCTGACTGTCAGACAAATCAGTGCATTAGATAGACTCTCCTGTCTGATTCAACCTTCTCACTTGCTGCTACTTTGTATGTCTGACCTATAACGTTAACCACAATCCTTCATTTGTTTAAAGACATAAGTACtttctttcagattttttaCTATAGTATATTTAATGGCAGCACACTCCTTGTCTGGGAGTTTTAGGTATACTGGACCAGAAAGTTGTCGCCATATTTTAGAGCACTGATGATAAACCTGATAATAAATACAGTGTGAGAGATTTTATTTGGCTCGTTTTAGCACGTGCATGCAGATGAAAAGAAACCATAATCAATGGAAATGTTCTGAAAATAGCCATGTTTATTCTTAAATACACTGGTAGAAGCTTACTTAGttttttatcagaaaaaaaaagaaaataaaagaaaaatgctaaaCATTGTTCTCTGTATATGCTCTAGTATTTCGTTGTTAATGTTATAATATACAAATCAAAAAGCATTGAAAAAGACCTGAATGTCAAAACTTTATGAATGTTTTCTTCACTTCTGgtgaatattttattatatagatacagatatttatttccttttagctATTATTCATCTATATAACATCACAGGGAGCGCCcttttaaaagaacaatgtATACCAATttctgacatctagtggtctAGTTGGAGATGATAAACTCAAATGTTTTTGCCATCAGTGAGCCTGTTTACACGCcacaccaaaaatctgatcGTTTCCTGATTTCCGGAGTTTCAGAACACTCACCTCATCATGTAGACAGCATAATCTGATATGTTTTATCAGTGTTCTGTTTATGGGAAATCGGATTAGTACGCCTAGAATTCTCCCAAATACTCTGATGTATTTGTACACGTAGACCCATCTGTCTGATTTATTGCAACAGTGcatatgcaaaaaaataaataaataaattaaaaaaaaatcaaacaaagtgTCAGTTCTGTTATTTTAATGTCTCTCATTAAAATATCTGGAGCAACACAGTCACCAcatgagcagacacatgcagcAGTAGGAAGTCTATGCAAACCACTTGTGCGTACAACTTATTAACTCCCAAATTAGCAGCTAATACTAAAACTAAGCTAAGGGCTCATTGCTCTTTAACATCTGTGCATGTgcggagggggaaaaaaataaaacagactggaagacagaaaagataatggaagatcagTCACTCCAAAACCAAAGACAGATGCTTCCTATATTTAAACCAACCTTTATTTTCTCCTCATGGAGTGTAAACAAAGCAGCAGCATGTAGCCTactttgcagcctgttagctcCAACTTTAagacagctaatgctaacacgcTAACATTGTGGGCGTCGTCAtgttcaacaaaacaaaaccagttattttgaAAATAACACGAAGTTTAAACCTTATGTCAGAAATGTGAATCATGATTTAATGTTATCATCTTAAACAATGCAAGATGGTGGCACAAATACTGTCATTCTttagtggaaaaaagaaagacacaaaCTTTACAGTTTAAgttaaaacagttaatttagaaaaatagttACATAGGAACTGAAACCAAAATTTTCATTGTATAATATTTATTCCCCACAGATCTCTAACGCTAAAGTGCTTTTCAGGAATAGTAAGACATTCAGAGAAAGATTAACAAGATTTTCTATGCAATAGTCCACAGATTAGACTAAAAGGTCCTccaaaaataagtaaaaaatgtataaaactgtAGAAAATAAACCTTAAACTATCAGTGTTAGCACAGAGTCATTCATTAGGCTTATATTTGTGACTCCAGAGCTGAAGAAAAACTCCACTGTGTAGGAGAGAAGTATGGGAAACTGTCAGATTCTGGTCGGGAATGATCCTCCAAGTATGTTCCACTGGTTGTGAAAGAATGGCTGAGGAAGTCTCTGACATGAGGAGGCAAGGAAAGAAAGAGCCAGTTTTCAACCAGGAGACCACCTCCATACAACCCCAAACAGGAGCCCAGCTCAGCAGGCAGCTGTTCCAGGTTGTTGCCGCGCAAGTCCAACCTGTACAACTGGCTTAAAGCTGCAACCCCGCTGGGCAATGAATCAAGAGAGTTGTGAGCCATGTTTAAGATGCGCAGCTCCAAACAGTTACTAAATAGCTCCAAGGGGAGGTTCTCTAACCTGTTTCCACTGAGGTCCAGCTCTGTAAGCAGCTGCAGTGCCCTTACTTCAGCaggcagctccttcagcaggtTGCCAGCCAGCAGGAGCCTTCGAAGACGGCGAAGAGTGAAGAGCGCTGGGGGAAGACTCTTGAGTTGGTTGTTGGACAAATCCAGGAGCTCTAGGCCTCGAAGAACACCTACACTGTTTGGCAGCACCAAGACACGGTTGTAGGCAAGCTTAAGGCAGGAGAGACGTCGCAGGTGAGCCAGACTAAGGAGCTCCTCTAGAGTTCTCAGGTTGTTATGCTGCAAGTCAAGTGTCCGCAGGTTGGTCAAAGCGAGCAGGGCAGAGGGCAAACGCTCCAGCTggcagtcctgcaggtgcagctCTGTCAGGTCCACCATCCGCTTCAGGCCTGTCAGCACAAGTAGTCTTGTGCCTTCGTTGTGGATCTCTAGTCTCACCAAGCTTCCAGTCACTTCACACAACTCCCCTGGGATCCTCTGTAGCATTCCTCGTATCACCAGCAGACGCAGGTGACGTAACTGACGTAGGCTCCCTAGAGCCCAGCTACGGCCCACGCTACCCTCACTGCTTAAACGACCAGAGAGGTGGAGCTCATGTAGGCTACGGAGTGAGAAGACCCAGTTAGGGATCTCCGATGCCTGAGTGAAGGTGATCTGTAGAACCTCCAGACGTTCCTGGAGAACTGCAAGTGCACTGGGATCCGCAGCTGCTGTGCAGTGGTAGAGGTGGAGTTCCCTGTTATTGGAGAAAAAGCTCAATAAGAATCTGAATTTAGAGTTTAAATAGAAATCGTAGAAATTAGCTCACCTGAGTGAGGTCATGTTAGCCACGTGCGACGTAAACCTTGCATCTGTGATGAGCTCCAGTTTGAGGACCTGAAGCTGGCTGAGAGTGAAGAGGGCAGGCGGAAGGCGAGGCAGGGCCACCAGCTGCAGTCTAGTGCAGCCATCTGCATCCACGCTAGTCATGGCTTGCAGTTTTTCCTCCCCCCAGCGCCTCTCCAAGCTTTCCTCCAGTAGCCTGCTCTCACTGACAGGGGACAAAAAGACGGAGAGACGCTGGACCAGCAAGGGGTCATACTGGTCTAACATGTGTATAAGAAAGGCCAGGTCATTTGTCAGGTCAGGAACGTCTCTTAGGGACCACATCTCCTTTAAAGAGTGGAAGGAATATTCTCGAAGACAGCTGAGtaggtaaacacacacaaaaaaacccccCACAGAATTAGTTATATATCAAGTAGAAAAGAAAGTATTACTCGCTAATCCTATTATTAGACCTCTGGTATGTTCAAGCTCATGGGCTTTATTATGTTTAAAGGTCCTTAAAACAATCAGAGCCTGAGCTTGACATTTAtataaaactcaaaaaggtACGTGCAGTTATGAAATGTTCTAAAGATGAAGATGTATTTCTGAACTCTTTGCTCATTTTAAGGACAATACATGGAACCAATCACAGCATTATTAACTTAATACAGTATGCAAACAAGGATTAATCATCCAGCATGTTGCAAATATCTGGAATAGTAAACTGGATATATACAAGCTTAGTGgagtttttatgttgtaattTTGTGTGCTGTCcctgtgttttatattttgttggtttgtgtaaagcactttgaaggCTTTGGCTGTAGAAATGtggtatataaataaatatgacattGACAATGACAGCTTCAAAACTGTATCTACTTGCTCTGATCCTAACCTGTGAAAAATCCAGCTGAGGGCATAAAAGTTAAGTAGACCATACAGTCCCAGCAGGGTGACGTAGGCCACTAGTAGTTTGTGCAGGAGTGATGAGAGCACATGGATGCATTCAAAGGTAGCATAGCCAACCAGAGTGCTCTCCTCAGGGTGACAGATGTGGCTAAAGGAGAGGGAGCTGAGAAGAGGGATGGTGTAACTCACAATCAGCGTTGCCAACAGTAGTTTGAATATTGTCTGAGCCAAGTagacctgaaaaagaaaaaaaagggtttaaAGAATAGTTTGACTATGATAAGCTACAATAGCAGCTACAATTTCCCTTTGGTATAAAGAAAggattttttcatttaatttatttcattttaatatttattcctATCATAAGGCATGGACTTTAATTGTAaaccagtgagcagcagttgtctggaccaaaatgtcttgttgatgtcagaggtcagaggagaatgggcatactggttggagatgagagaaaggcaacaggaagtctaaTAACCAAGGTACGCAGAATAGCCTCTGAACACggaacacgtccaaccttgaagcagatgggctacagcagcagcagaccacaccgggtgcctcctgtcagctaagaacaggaaaccgAGGCtataattcacacagactcaccaaaactggacaataaaagatgaaaaaatgtttcctggtctgatgagtctccatttcagctccacattcagatggaaggctcagaatttggtgagaagatcatgaaaacatggatccatcctgccttaatgGTTCAGACTGCTTGAGGTGTAATGGTGTGGTGGATATTTTCCTgacacactttgggccccttagtaccaattTAGCAtcatttaaccaccacagtctgcctgagtattgttgctgaccatgtccatcccttcatgaccacagcatcttctgatggctacttccagcaggataatgcaccaagtcacaaagctcaaataatCTTTAACTGCTGTAttgaacatgacgatgagttcactggacttcaacggcctccacagtcaccagatctcaatctaataaagcagctttgggatgtggtagaACGGGAGATTTTCATCATGGAAGCAGCTGACACATCTGCAGCGACTGTGTAATGCTTTCATATCAACATcaagaaaacctctgaggaaggtttccaacaccttgttgaatctatgaaaccaagaattaaggcagttctggtgGAAAAAGGTGGTCCAACCCAGGCTTAGTAAGGTTTAAGCGGCTGGTGTTTGTAACTAAATGAcctattattataaataaaacttttctttctgtttcagtaaaagtaaaaaggtcTCAGCATACAAACAGAAAGTCAGGGAACCAAAGTGTTGTAGGTGATATGAAAATAACATACTAGACGGAGGTTGTCTTACCTTGTAGATGACAGCAGAGCTTTCACAGTGAGACCGGAATTTCCTGACTCTTTCAAACAATGCTCGGGCCTGTTCGCCATCACTTTTATCCAGACTTATTATCTGCCTGGGGGTGTTAGCTATGACTGAGGGCTTGGTAGACAAAAAATGCTCCCCAGAGCCGTTGGATACAGAAGACATGGTGGAGTTACATGAAAGGGAGGAAGGGCAAGGAGATGGAGGAGTAGCTGAGGATGGACTATCTGACCTCTTCAAAAGCGGGCTGTCTGTGCCTGAGTCTATGCTTGGACGTTGTGTGCGGGTCACTGGGAGTGAAGAGGATACTGAAGATAGGGGAGGTTGAGATGGTTGTCTGTTCACCTCTTGGATGTTTTCTTGGCGTGCGGCATGGGACAGAGCTTGAGATGTCCAGGGTGACTCACAACATTTTGCTAAGATGGCTAGGAACTGCTCTATGCGAGAAGAGGTGTGGGGGAAGTGGAGCCAGAAAGAGCCGCTGGCAACCAGAACGAGAGACTGCAGCAAGACGATGTAGGGCAAGAAGCGGGAACACAAAGGCAGAGCCTTGTGGTAGCACACCTAGACAGACAAGCAGACAATGgatttattttgctttctgGGTGAAGCAAAAACAATCTCAACATCTTAACCACTTTTAAGCCAACCTGCCAACTCAAAGTTGCCTGTTTATAACCGATGTGTTCATTTCCTTGTGCAGATTTAGGATTCATTTGCAAACATAACTCAGATCACCTGACTGGGGTCCTCATAAAATGAAATACAGCATTTAAGCATTTTGATGTGTTTTGCTTTTAGCTAAACATACatttagctaaaaaaaatattcatacaAATGATCTTTTGTAGGTTTTCAAAGGACAACAGTTGAGTAAAAAAATTGCTTATAAATTGCTAAAAGGAAATAAGTTATgatttatactgtatataagttttttaaaaattcatacaAATGCCACCTCCCTGCTAGTTTGGCTCCCTCCTCAGGGTCTAGGGTGGATTGGGTTGTGGGGCCAGTAGTTCTTCATATACTTGTTGATGGTGCCCCACAAAcacaaactccggtcctcaagggccacaatcctgcaggtttttgatgtgtccctgctccaaaaccacctgacccAAATATaagagtcattgtgcaaaacttaataggctgctggatctatttcatttgagtcaggtgtgttgaagtaggaaatactggaaaatctgcaggacggcagccctcgaggaccgactttgtgCACCCCTGTGTAAGAGCATTTTTCTGCCACTTGGGTGCGATCTTCAAACTACCTGAACTGAGGGCTGCCCTTAGTTGTGTTGCTGTGAAAAAGACAGCAGTTAAAGATCTGCTTTTTAGATTCACTTCTTCTTTGCTGTACCAGGATGTGCTCAATGCTTAGTGTTATCCCTGGAGCCTTTGCATGGTTAGCTGTGTGAAAGACTGCATATCTTTACATATATGTTGAAAGAATGGGCATTTACTGGGTCTGAGAACACCACAGACAGATACCTCCATGAATgtataaaacacatttgaagTCATATGAAGTGCAAAACTGGGGCTTCCATAGTAGCTAAAATATCCACATAGCAGATGACAGATAttcctgcttttttattttgtgtgtcaATTCATGTTTGAAAGtaggtcaaataaataaataaataaataaataaaacagtaaaatgattTGGTAATATTAAATGATTTTGTTCCAAACATTTTAATATCCATACAGCTATTTaagtgaatgtaaaaaaaagttctcttaaaatataaatttttgaTACTAACTGGAATACAAATAGAGAATAAAATCTGGTAGCAAAAACTTTGTCCTTTACCTGGAGAGTCTGCAGTAATATGCAGCTATGTGTCAATATAGAATAAGTTAAGCCTAAAATATCACTGTTAGAGCACTATGCAGTGAAACTGTGAGTTCAGTGCTATAAATCTTTCTAGCTAAGGGAACAATTGTCTGTTAATTTATCCATATTAAAGATTCCTTTTACACAAAAGTAATCTAATTGTCCATTAGTGATTTAAACTGTGTTGCATGGCTATACATAGAAATATATCTCTAATTTTTATCTAaagattgatttaaaaaaaagtgcctGGCTATGGTATTACAGTACCTGGCTGACGTAAACATACTGCTGGTAGACCAGATGTGTGCGtcgcccccgtgctgcagaatAAAGATTTGGACCAGTGTTGTGTGGAATGGGATTTGGAGATGGAATCAAGTCTATATTGCCACTTGCTGATGGATTGTGAGAAGTTGAAGTTGGATCCACAGGAATGCACACAACTCTGTCCCGAGACAGCTGCTCAGTGCAGGCTAAAACTGAAGTCATCAGCATTAGAACCACCAGGTAATCCATGAAGACTTCCCACCAGGGTTTCAACAGCTTACTACTGCTCTGATGCTGATTCAACGGTGCCAGCTCTGACAGGGAAAACATGGCGTTCACGGGATTTTATAAAGgtttctgtaaaataataacatcagaaaaaaatgtatatagcCACCATAAATGTTATAATCTtatattaattcattatttCTGCCAGACTAAGCAGAGTTTAAAGTGTTTATATTCTCAGTTGCAGCAGTATTTTGATAACAAAGTTAtcaaaagtcatgttttttctgACTCCAAGCAGGATTTGGCAAAATTAAGCTCATTTGCGCAAAACTAAGTGTGAAGGCCGTGGAGCTGTAAACTTGTGGCATAGAAACATCATTAAATTAGACTAACAGAGTCCCAATTTAACaaattagtttagttttaagaGCGAGACTCTTAATAACAATACTTTGGGAATTCAAACTTTAATTATTATATCTTTGAttactgatttttttaagtgatgTAGAAACTTATAGAAGGTTTTGAGGTTATAAGTGAGTATATTACAAGTAAACAAAGCATATTAAAGCCATAAAGGTttcaaatgattattttttttcattttggactTGTCAAATTCTGAATAACAGTGCCTTTCTTTTCAGATAAAATTAATAA from the Melanotaenia boesemani isolate fMelBoe1 chromosome 2, fMelBoe1.pri, whole genome shotgun sequence genome contains:
- the si:ch211-106h11.1 gene encoding volume-regulated anion channel subunit LRRC8D isoform X1, whose amino-acid sequence is MFSLSELAPLNQHQSSSKLLKPWWEVFMDYLVVLMLMTSVLACTEQLSRDRVVCIPVDPTSTSHNPSASGNIDLIPSPNPIPHNTGPNLYSAARGRRTHLVYQQYVYVSQVCYHKALPLCSRFLPYIVLLQSLVLVASGSFWLHFPHTSSRIEQFLAILAKCCESPWTSQALSHAARQENIQEVNRQPSQPPLSSVSSSLPVTRTQRPSIDSGTDSPLLKRSDSPSSATPPSPCPSSLSCNSTMSSVSNGSGEHFLSTKPSVIANTPRQIISLDKSDGEQARALFERVRKFRSHCESSAVIYKVYLAQTIFKLLLATLIVSYTIPLLSSLSFSHICHPEESTLVGYATFECIHVLSSLLHKLLVAYVTLLGLYGLLNFYALSWIFHSCLREYSFHSLKEMWSLRDVPDLTNDLAFLIHMLDQYDPLLVQRLSVFLSPVSESRLLEESLERRWGEEKLQAMTSVDADGCTRLQLVALPRLPPALFTLSQLQVLKLELITDARFTSHVANMTSLRELHLYHCTAAADPSALAVLQERLEVLQITFTQASEIPNWVFSLRSLHELHLSGRLSSEGSVGRSWALGSLRQLRHLRLLVIRGMLQRIPGELCEVTGSLVRLEIHNEGTRLLVLTGLKRMVDLTELHLQDCQLERLPSALLALTNLRTLDLQHNNLRTLEELLSLAHLRRLSCLKLAYNRVLVLPNSVGVLRGLELLDLSNNQLKSLPPALFTLRRLRRLLLAGNLLKELPAEVRALQLLTELDLSGNRLENLPLELFSNCLELRILNMAHNSLDSLPSGVAALSQLYRLDLRGNNLEQLPAELGSCLGLYGGGLLVENWLFLSLPPHVRDFLSHSFTTSGTYLEDHSRPESDSFPYFSPTQWSFSSALESQI
- the si:ch211-106h11.1 gene encoding volume-regulated anion channel subunit LRRC8A isoform X2; this translates as MFSLSELAPLNQHQSSSKLLKPWWEVFMDYLVVLMLMTSVLACTEQLSRDRVVCIPVDPTSTSHNPSASGNIDLIPSPNPIPHNTGPNLYSAARGRRTHLVYQQYVYVSQVCYHKALPLCSRFLPYIVLLQSLVLVASGSFWLHFPHTSSRIEQFLAILAKCCESPWTSQALSHAARQENIQEVNRQPSQPPLSSVSSSLPVTRTQRPSIDSGTDSPLLKRSDSPSSATPPSPCPSSLSCNSTMSSVSNGSGEHFLSTKPSVIANTPRQIISLDKSDGEQARALFERVRKFRSHCESSAVIYKVYLAQTIFKLLLATLIEMWSLRDVPDLTNDLAFLIHMLDQYDPLLVQRLSVFLSPVSESRLLEESLERRWGEEKLQAMTSVDADGCTRLQLVALPRLPPALFTLSQLQVLKLELITDARFTSHVANMTSLRELHLYHCTAAADPSALAVLQERLEVLQITFTQASEIPNWVFSLRSLHELHLSGRLSSEGSVGRSWALGSLRQLRHLRLLVIRGMLQRIPGELCEVTGSLVRLEIHNEGTRLLVLTGLKRMVDLTELHLQDCQLERLPSALLALTNLRTLDLQHNNLRTLEELLSLAHLRRLSCLKLAYNRVLVLPNSVGVLRGLELLDLSNNQLKSLPPALFTLRRLRRLLLAGNLLKELPAEVRALQLLTELDLSGNRLENLPLELFSNCLELRILNMAHNSLDSLPSGVAALSQLYRLDLRGNNLEQLPAELGSCLGLYGGGLLVENWLFLSLPPHVRDFLSHSFTTSGTYLEDHSRPESDSFPYFSPTQWSFSSALESQI